In one Colletotrichum destructivum chromosome 2, complete sequence genomic region, the following are encoded:
- a CDS encoding Putative zn(2)Cys(6) fungal-type DNA-binding domain-containing protein, with amino-acid sequence MPQSSPQSKPVDGVVKHRACDECRSRKLACTKEPDGCSRCKREGLRCVYSPQKQMGRPRKRRHVEEPEEEPPLAKPQTADQQLQMPLVTQATLDADFSALFAQDYSNINYLDLLSPLEDLPPSTLPPELSSLTMAYAEPRYSAGDFQFGVGGVDLLGGINFDESDSTDEDLPQDINNSFTDMLLAHVPGTAPIVSPPTSSEISHTLSTSISIPESPSSANTTADDGINKEPEPAVKPYNNTSCSCLSQIFLSLDSLSRLPNDVKIAMAIARSAARVAHDVIHCPACSLTDITKPPPMQAFQNTMMLGAILPSTANAYAKILELIDSEAAQARKEGRCIKFCFAEYGGLWGELRRRGKTCGAMDLVDNREMDPDDWRLSVRGLLKIDVYGHDFEKNNGTGTAEPYHHLGLRDVIKEMEDRSNNRHNQLDDMVAAGLPHPMLQTSHNLMVPQGQTDRKEDRHCLKIIEIARVALDKLVIA; translated from the exons ATGCCTCAAAGTAGTCCTCAGTCCAAGCCGGTGGACGGTGTCGTCAAGCATCGCGCGTGTGATGAGTGCC GTTCGCGAAAGCTGGCTTGCACCAAGGAGCCTGATGGCTGCTCACGCTGTAAGAGAGAGGGTCTGAGATGTGTCTACTCGCCCCAAAAACAGATGGGCCGCCCACGGAAGCGTAGACACGTCGAAGAGCCTGAGGAAGAGCCCCCCTTGGCCAAGCCTCAGACTGCGGACCAGCAGCTGCAGATGCCACTCGTCACGCAAGCGACTTTAGACGCTGACTTCTCGGCTTTGTTCGCCCAAGACTACTCCAACATCAATTACCTCGACTTGCTCTCTCCTTTGGAAGACCTGCCGCCGTCCACGCTGCCGCCTGAGCTGTCGAGCCTTACCATGGCCTACGCCGAGCCACGGTACTCAGCTGGAGATTTTCAGTTTGGTGTCGGGGGCGTTGACCTGTTAGGTGGCATCAACTTTGATGAAAGTGACTCTACTGACGAAGACTTACCTCAAGATATCAACAACAGCTTTACTGACATGCTCTTGGCACATGTGCCCGGAACGGCGCCTATTGTTTCCCCTCCCACATCGTCCGAGATATCCCACACGCTCagcaccagcatcagcatcccCGAATCGCCTTCTTCTGCCAACACAACCGCTGACGATGGCATCAACAAAGAGCCAGAGCCTGCTGTCAAACCGTACAACAACACATCATGTTCCTGCCTCTCTCAgatcttcctctccctgGACTCCTTATCGAGGCTGCCAAACGACGTCAAgatcgccatggccatcgcCAGGTCAGCAGCTCGGGTGGCCCACGACGTTATTCACTGTCCGGCGTGCAGCCTTACCGATATAACGAAGCCGCCACCGATGCAAGCATTCCAGAACACTATGATGCTTGGCGCCATCCTCCCATCAACTGCCAATGCTTACGCCAAAATCCTCGAGCTCATTGATAGCGAAGCCGCCCAGGCTAGGAAAGAAGGTAGATGCATAAAATTCTGCTTCGCCGAATATGGTGGGCTCTGGGGCGAGTTGCGCAGGCGAGGCAAGACATGCGGCGCCATGGATTTGGTTGACAACCGAGAAATGGACCCGGACGATTGGAGGCTTTCAGTCCGGGGGCTTCTGAAAATTGACGTTTATGGACATGACTTTGAGAAGAATAATGGAACGGGGACTGCGGAGCCATATCatcacctcggcctccggGACGTCATAAAAGAGATGGAAGACAGGTCAAACAACCGACACAATCAGTTGGATGACATGGTCGCTGCCGGGCTACCTCACCCCATGCTGCAGACGTCCCACAACCTGATGGTCCCTCAGGGGCAAACCGATAGGAAGGAGGATCGACACTGTTTGAAGATTATAGAGATTGCGCGGGTTGCTCTGGACAAGCTGGTGATTGCTTGA
- a CDS encoding Putative F-box domain, WD40/YVTN repeat-like-containing domain superfamily, whose translation MMDHSTDSRRQREPESRPSIDKSPSLAPDPAFDRLPDEIIQQILQLTDPDSFASLILLNSKWRSVSQQAQLYALHLSKCQSYSSSHPPLCEADVRDEDLPRLRRLFAREVKRNLFEAYLRPRETVIKLISNSISSSSCPGGEGMQFIPSPRGHHILAYNSSRIYVLDVRGKHIDVKREFKILRRPVSTCIKDDGSMLAVLSSEMQVDLYDLEQSPPRRTQSLILDNPPRTIALSPCGSVLAAAYEGGIEVSLVNPGALPTDRRAVKCDGVDALSFSFDGTQILGTTIHSSPPTTVILTAPYYDPGNQIADESISALWTTSILFPNTSRDCSHAVLLQDSGQEEASWTFTYDRSFETFRAVRIDDLRNGTTYFTGPKPDPGSQAKLTPCTLPAATFHGDLVSAGFQGKDIWLYGVPEDLDAVPDFNAAGADGLSALAGQGRRNSGPPSRSSSSRAQENPRVPQWQILCDKLRNTFVWGTKVAELDGVGTVKWVAGFGETSAQERLVITARGILPGKSVIEEDDIDFIDGGRVTLLDFDYGPGDGQRTEIEIEVGTKEPEALEEEQRDIDTEVAIVRRRTVAQRRGDRGALMRAATSAAGRGNTLPPMPSMPPMPPIPPIPSIPQSREEHEAGNEADDDDPLIPRRIGAPPRINVQESMSSSVPQAGESASMIEEEEAEEAVEAPYSHDGPRSTNTLRRAATAAAMNRSRNPQAPAAGPVEYRRADGRREHPHESDADNWVPPPPPYQKDDPGDLPAFLRNAVITPGGVQIQSQPARTQTAAPAIGSPAWPLPGRPSSVQTSGRPLSYQEPASSPPANATHHLRIASDTTMLSRPRTADSSTRPTPTPFAHVNADEDIYDVSPPDSPRVAARRPSEAETISPEDQRMVSEPSLTRAANDDVLQESQRDALGHSPVAPSAAQQASSSPPSLGLQIPSNTSATAAELQQPQSASGADMPLIRRLSNAQTWPRSAQPLEDFRLRPEGGPLNSHPYSAPPVNARVDDIMGDALSHTPSGNQMASLPGHEQRLSSRPWSSNFSSVQRVPVGSRRPGSRRASVPQPTAQPELQPQMSGHGGSSPPIEDQPLIISTPSGVTGAYDAPTRHQSNRRNEMPLLAPIPRHPRPTQSGPVQPTVERLETIFSASTNVETSGSRSLIPAWLQTPSAPSVGRQSHSSVGRRPSRAERSAAKNMKDAKRRGWNGSKKKKKNKKADHDAASSAAWTEVSGTSRSDMHGKPAKEKKCTVM comes from the exons ATGATGGACCATAGCACTGACTCCCGTCGGCAAAGGGAACCAGAATCACGGCCGTCTATCGACAAGTCACCCAGTCTGGCCCCGGATCCCGCTTTCGATCGACTGCCCGACGAGATCATCCAACA GATTCTACAGCTGACCGACCCCGACTCCTTTGCGtccctcatcctcctcaacTCGAAATGGCGATCTGTATCCCAGCAGGCCCAGCTCTACGCGCTCCACCTCTCGAAATGCCAGTCCTACTCTTCGAGCCATCCCCCCCTTTGCGAAGCCGACGTCCGAGATGAAGACCTACCGCGCCTCAGGCGCTTGTTCGCCCGAGAAGTCAAGCGCAACCTCTTCGAAGCCTACTTGCGGCCCCGCGAAACCGTCATCAAGCTGATATCCAATTCCATTAGCTCCTCGTCATGTCCAGGCGGCGAAGGAATGCAGTTTATCCCCTCTCCCCGCGGTCATCATATACTGGCCTACAACTCGTCGCGTATCTACGTCCTCGATGTGCGAGGGAAACATATCGACGTCAAGAGGGAATTCAAGATTCTCCGCCGCCCTGTTTCTACTTGCATCAAAGACGACGGCTCCATGCTGGCTGTCTTGTCCTCTGAAATGCAGGTTGACTTGTACGACCTTGAGCAGTCCCCGCCTCGTCGCACCCAGTCCTTGATCCTGGATAACCCCCCGCGCACCATTGCGCTCTCGCCGTGTGGCTCTGTTCTCGCTGCCGCTTACGAAGGGGGCATCGAGGTGTCCTTGGTCAATCCTGGCGCGCTGCCCACGGACAGGAGGGCGGTGAAATGCGATGGAGTTGACGCCCTATCATTTTCCTTCGACGGCACCCAGATTCTCGGAACTACCATCCactcgtcgccgcccactACAGTCATCCTGACGGCTCCGTACTATGACCCTGGCAATCAGATAGCCGATGAGAGCATCAGCGCGCTATGGACCACGTCGATCTTGTTTCCCAACACGAGCCGCGATTGTAGTCATGCTGTGCTATTGCAAGATTCGGGCCAGGAGGAGGCCAGCTGGACTTTCACTTATGATCGCAGCTTCGAGACCTTCAGGGCTGTACGCATTGATGATCTGCGTAATGGTACCACCTACTTTACCGGGCCGAAACCCGATCCTGGCTCTCAAGCCAAGCTCACACCATGCACTCTGCCTGCAGCCACCTTCCACGGAGATCTCGTCAGCGCAGGATTTCAGGGGAAGGACATTTGGCTGTACGGCGTGCCGGAAGATCTCGACGCTGTGCCTGATTTCAACGCCGCTGGAGCTGATGGCTTGTCAGCCCTGGCCGGACAAGGGCGGAGAAACAGCGGGCCTCCGTCACGATCATCGTCGTCCCGGGCGCAGGAAAACCCCCGGGTGCCGCAGTGGCAGATTCTATGCGACAAGCTTCGAAATACATTTGTCTGGGGGACCAAGGTCGCAGAGCTCGATGGCGTTGGCACAGTGAAGTGGGTTGCTGGCTTTGGGGAGACATCAGCACAGGAGCGTCTGGTTATCACAGCCCGTGGCATTCTCCCTGGGAAGTccgtcatcgaggaggacgacatCGACTTTATTGACGGGGGCAGAGTTACCCTGCTCGACTTTGACTATGGCCCTGGCGATGGGCAAAGGACAGAGATCGAGATCGAGGTAGGGACAAAAGAGCCCGAAGCACTCGAAGAGGAACAGAGAGACATAGACACCGAGGTGGCCATCGTACGTCGCAGAACCGTCGCTCAAAGGCGGGGAGACCGCGGCGCCTTGATGCGTGCAGCTACGAGTGCGGCAGGCCGGGGGAATACCTTGCCCCCAATGCCTTCCATGCCTCCCATGCCACCCATACCGCCTATACCATCCATACCGCAGTCCAGAGAGGAACACGAAGCTGGGAACGAAGCGGATGATGACGATCCGCTCATCCCAAGACGTAtcggcgcgccgccgcggatCAACGTTCAGGAGTCAATGTCGTCTTCGGTTCCCCAAGCAGGCGAATCTGCTTCGATGatcgaggaagaggaggccgaggaagccgtGGAAGCCCCTTACTCGCATGATGGGCCCCGATCAACCAATACTCTTCGTCGTGCAGCCACCGCTGCTGCTATGAACCGAAGCCGCAATCCGCAAGCGCCAGCTGCTGGACCGGTAGAGTATCGGCGAGCTGATGGCCGGCGCGAGCACCCGCACGAGAGTGATGCAGACAATTGGgttcctccgccgccgccgtaccAGAAAGACGATCCTGGCGACTTGCCTGCATTTCTGCGAAACGCCGTCATCACTCCCGGGGGCGTGCAGATTCAAAGTCAGCCAGCAAGGACTCAAACAGCTGCGCCGGCCATCGGATCACCGGCTTGGCCCCTTCCAGGGCGGCCTAGCTCTGTTCAGACTTCCGGCCGCCCTCTGAGTTACCAGGAGCCTGCCAGCAGCCCTCCTGCCAATGCCACCCATCATCTCCGTATTGCCAGCGACACGACGATGCTAAGTCGACCGCGCACCGCAGATTCTTCGACTCGCCCAACGCCTACCCCCTTTGCTCACGTTaacgccgacgaggacattTACGACGTCTCGCCACCGGACTCGCCGCGTGTAGCTGCAAGGAGGCCCAGTGAAGCTGAAACCATCTCGCCCGAGGATCAGCGCATGGTCAGCGAACCTTCATTGACTCGGGCAGCGAATGATGATGTGCTGCAAGAGTCTCAAAGGGATGCCCTCGGACACTCGCCCGTCGCGCCTTCGGCTGCCCAGCAggcatcgtcgtcacccCCCTCTTTGGGCCTGCAGATACCCTCGAATACGTCTGCGACCGCCGCGGAGTTACAACAGCCTCAGTCAGCCTCAGGTGCCGATATGCCGCTGATTAGGCGCTTGTCCAACGCACAAACCTGGCCAAGATCTGCGCAACCACTGGAGGACTTTCGACTGCGACCAGAGGGCGGACCCTTGAACAGCCACCCGTACTCTGCCCCTCCGGTCAATGCCAGGGTTGATGATATCATGGGAGATGCGTTATCACACACTCCCAGCGGGAACCAAATGGCTAGTCTCCCAGGTCACGAGCAGCGGCTctcgtctcggccttggtccAGCAACTTCAGCTCAGTCCAGCGCGTTCCGGTTGGCAGTCGCAGACCTGGTTCTCGCCGGGCATCTGTCCCGCAACCTACTGCTCAGCCTGAGTTGCAACCTCAAATGTCAGGCCATGGCGGCAGCAGCCCGCCGATTGAGGATCAGCCGCTGATCATAAGCACGCCTAGCGGCGTAACGGGCGCCTATGATGCGCCCACACGGCACCAGTCGAATCGCAGAAATGAAATGCCCCTGTTAGCCCCCATTCCGCGTCACCCACGACCGACTCAGTCGGGCCCTGTGCAGCCCACCGTGGAACGTCTCGAGACCATTTTCAGTGCCAGCACCAATGTCGAGACATCTGGCAGCAGGAGCCTCATACCAGCGTGGCTACAGACACCATCAGCGCCATCCGTGGGTAGACAGTCACACTCATCGGTCGGCAGAAGACCCAGTCGTGCTGAGCGGAGCGCAGCTAAGAACATGAAGGATGCCAAACGACGGGGCTGGAATGGTtcaaagaagaagaagaagaacaagaaggctgATCACGACGCTGCCAGCTCTGCAGCGTGGACCGAGGTATCCGGGACAAGCAGAAGCGACATGCACGGCAAGCCAgcaaaggagaagaagtgTACTGTCATGTGA
- a CDS encoding Putative carboxylesterase, type B, carboxylesterase type B, carboxylesterase type B, active, producing the protein MFALPQPSMERRKFDWRRFSAPAAIASMILAVLSVVLYFSIREHLTARDEVRFDANLPRVTVDLGYARYSGNVLPSGVNQFLGMRFAAPPIGNLRWRAPQDPEPKEGTTDAIDFGPTCLATEVTYPTSGQDEDCLYVNVWSPNNTTSDSKLPVWLFIQGGGYTSNANPNWNGSQVVDVSGKNIVFVNFNYRVGLWGFLASERIRKDGDLNAGLLDQRQVMKWVQTHISKFGGDPNHVVIHGLSAGAGSVALHLAAYGGRDDKLFVGAMSESVFFPAQPRVPELEYQFDKTVEKVGCKDDKDQMGCLRGKDIKAIQDANLALPFPGRSANPHFYWTPCIDGDMLRDYPYRLYEKGSFIKMPVLFGTGTNEGSVFAANVATQEGFVSFMTDNYPKLTKNETGPMLEKYPLLAPLPNHNAWFPSTSQAYGETTFICPGNIVMDAYAAVNRSSTSWSYRFNVQDNQNTASGLGVPHVFEAPAVFGIDACPTPESFRTYNRPIVPLMMNYWISFIRSLNPNTYKLNGAPAWDAWGKNQSRYVFELDKNRMENVDDGQKSRCRFWESIVEVMEQ; encoded by the exons ATGTTCGCCCTCCCTCAACCCTCcatggagaggaggaagttCGACTGGCGGAGATTCTCTGCGCCAGCTGCCATCGCAAGCATGATCCTCGCCGTTCTCTCCGTCGTCCTCTACTTTAGTATTCGTGAACATCTCACTGCCCGGGATGAGGTTCGATTTGAT GCCAACCTGCCGAGGGTGACGGTCGATCTAGGCTACGCAAGGTATTCTGGCAATGTGCTCCCCAGCGGCGTGAACCAGTTTCTCGGCATGAGATTTGCGGCGCCTCCCATAGGAAATCTGAGATGGCGTGCACCTCAGGATCCCGAGCCCAAGGAAGGCACAACAGATGCCATCGAT TTTGGGCCGACATGTCTCGCGACGGAAGTGACTTATCCCACTTCGGGCCAAGATGAGGACTGTTTATATGTCAACGTCTGGTCACCTAACAACACGACGTCCGACTCGAAGCTCCCGGTGTGGTTGTTTATTCAAGGCGGAG GCTACACCTCCAATGCCAACCCCAACTGGAATGGCTCtcaggtcgtcgacgtctccgGCAAGaacatcgtcttcgtcaactTTAACTACAGGGTCGGCTTGTGGGGGTTTCTGGCAAGCGAGCGCATTAGGAAGGACGGAGACTTGAATGCCGGACTCTTGGACCAGCGGCAGGTCATGAAATGGGTCCAAACTCATATTTCAAAG TTTGGCGGCGATCCAAATCACGTTGTTATCCATGGTCTCTCGGCAGGCGCTGGCTCAGTCGCCCTCCACCTCGCAGCCTACGGCGGGAGGGATGACAAGCTGTTCGTAGGCGCCATGTCTGAGTCTGTCTTCTTTCCCGCCCAACCCCGCGTGCCCGAGCTTGAATACCAATTCGACAAGACCGTGGAGAAGGTCGGTTGcaaggacgacaaggacCAGATGGGGTGTCTTCGCGGCAAGGATATCAAGGCCATCCAGGACGCCAACCTTGCCTTGCCGTTCCCCGGAAGATCGGCGAACCCTCATTTTTACTGGACGCCCTGTATAGACGGTGACATGCTCCGGGATTACCCATACCGGCTCTACGAAAAGGGATCCTTCATCAAAATGCCCGTACTCTTCGGCACGGGAACTAACG AGGGGTCCGTTTtcgccgccaacgtcgcGACCCAGGAGGGATTCGTCTCCTTCATGACGGATAACTACCCGAAGCTCACAAAGAACGAGACTGGTCCTATGCTAGAAAAGTACCCACTCCTGGCCCCCCTCCCGAACCACAATGCCTGGTTCCCCTCTACCAGCCAGGCCTACGGCGAGACGACCTTCATCTGCCCGGGAAACATCGTCATGGACGCCTATGCGGCCGTGAACCGCTCCTCCACGAGCTGGTCCTACCGTTTCAACGTACAGGACAACCAAAACACGGCGTCCGGGCTCGGCGTCCCGCACGTCTTCGAAGcgcccgccgtcttcggcatcgacgcGTGTCCGACGCCTGAGAGCTTCCGCACATATAACCGGCCGATAGTGCCTCTGATGATGAACTACTGGATCTCCTTCATCCGGAGCCTGAACCCCAACACGTACAAGCTCAACGGTGCCCCGGCTTGGGACGCCTGGGGGAAGAACCAGTCACGGTACGTGTTTGAGCTGGACAAGAACCGTATGGAGaatgtcgacgacgggcagAAGTCCCGGTGCCGCTTCTGGGAGAGCATCGTGGAGGTCATGGAGCAATGA
- a CDS encoding Putative S-adenosyl-L-methionine-dependent methyltransferase superfamily, which produces MQVLRRGNYAAGVIVRKRGSSQIEDSMLVYRFEYGRTYNRLDLQHHICLLTLGGSLDLAPPCQSSDEVGRVLDIGTGTGVWAMQFGDDHPEAKVIGVDLSAVQPGLTVPNVKFEIDDIQEEWTIGGPFGYIHSRFMTSSIANWEDFLTQSFTGSVAKRRNTLQ; this is translated from the exons ATGCAGGTGTTGCGAAGAGGCAACTACGCCGCGGGTGTAATTGTCCGGAAGAGGGGTTCTTCACAAATTGAGGATTCCATGTTGGTCTACCGCTTCGAATATGGCAGAACCTACAACCG GTTAGACTTGCAACACCACATTTGCCTCCTGACGCTTGGGGGTAGCCTGGATCTTGCGCCTCCTTGCCAATCGAGCGACGAGGTTGGCAGGGTGCTTGATATTGGCACGGGAACCGGCGTCTGGGCAATGCAGTTTGGCGATGATCACCCCGAAGCTAAA GTTATCGGCGTTGACCTGTCCGCAGTACAACCGGGATT AACGGTCccgaacgtcaagttcgAGATTGATGATATTCAGGAGGAATGGACAATCGGAGGGCCCTTTGGTTACATTCACAGTCGCTTCATGACATCAAGCATTGCAAATTGGGAAGATTTCCTCACCCAGTCCTTCAC TGGCTCAGTTGCTAAAAGGCGAAACACTCTACAGTAA